One Halarcobacter ebronensis genomic window carries:
- a CDS encoding fumarylacetoacetate hydrolase family protein, whose amino-acid sequence MNHIILENQLIYPSKVVCIGRNYTEHIKELNNETPEEMVFFIKPNSAITNKLLFPKEQNSCHYEAEISFLIEENKITAVAFGLDLTLREVQSKLKTKGLPWERAKAFNNSAVFSKFVPISEEDISKLSIELYINNELKQKGDYSLMINKPNEMIKEANTFLSFEDGDILMSGTPSGVGSFKIGDTFLGKILLDKKVIVEENYKAI is encoded by the coding sequence ATGAATCATATAATTTTAGAAAATCAATTAATTTATCCATCAAAAGTAGTATGTATAGGAAGAAATTATACTGAACATATAAAAGAGTTAAATAATGAAACTCCTGAAGAGATGGTATTTTTTATAAAACCAAACTCTGCTATTACAAATAAATTATTATTTCCCAAAGAACAAAACAGTTGCCACTATGAAGCAGAAATCTCTTTTTTAATTGAAGAGAATAAAATAACAGCAGTAGCTTTTGGTTTGGATTTAACTTTAAGAGAGGTACAAAGTAAATTAAAAACCAAAGGTCTTCCTTGGGAAAGAGCAAAAGCTTTTAATAATTCAGCTGTTTTTTCTAAATTTGTGCCGATTTCGGAAGAAGATATCTCTAAATTATCAATTGAACTCTATATTAATAATGAACTAAAACAAAAAGGTGATTATTCACTTATGATAAATAAACCAAATGAGATGATTAAAGAGGCAAATACTTTTTTAAGTTTTGAAGATGGGGATATTTTAATGAGTGGAACACCAAGTGGAGTTGGTTCATTTAAAATTGGTGACACTTTTTTAGGTAAAATATTATTAGATAAAAAAGTAATAGTAGAAGAGAATTACAAAGCAATCTAA
- a CDS encoding DsrE family protein: protein MKENLLIVWSNGDKEVANKFPLLYSSVLLERNYWNSCHLMLWGPSILLVKKSKKIRKKLIEIQKTGVTMSACIVCVEDYKAVKKLENLNINIEHTGELLTKALKDESWAVMTI, encoded by the coding sequence ATGAAAGAAAATCTGCTTATTGTTTGGTCAAATGGTGATAAAGAGGTAGCAAACAAGTTTCCACTTCTGTACTCATCAGTTCTTTTGGAGAGAAATTATTGGAATAGTTGTCATCTAATGCTTTGGGGACCATCAATACTTTTGGTAAAAAAAAGTAAAAAAATTAGAAAAAAATTAATAGAGATTCAAAAAACTGGTGTAACAATGAGTGCTTGTATTGTTTGTGTAGAAGATTATAAAGCAGTTAAAAAATTGGAAAACTTAAATATTAACATTGAACATACAGGAGAGCTTTTAACTAAAGCTTTAAAAGATGAGAGTTGGGCTGTAATGACTATTTAA
- a CDS encoding NUDIX hydrolase, which produces MKKSEFKKLIKSLPKYPNVMARDRYLNSAVLIPIIKIDKKFYILFQKRAENIRQGGDICFPGGRFEEEDITFENTAIRETYEELGIKKRDIKIFGQLDTYVAPIGAVVEPFVARVKKRALKSMKIDKNEVEKTLLVPIEFFKNNPAVEYTLKYEVHPYSIDKDGNKEIHFPVQELNLPKTYHKPWGHKRHKVWVYNYKGEVIWGLTAVIINELLKKFK; this is translated from the coding sequence TTGAAAAAAAGTGAATTTAAAAAATTAATTAAAAGTTTGCCAAAATATCCAAATGTAATGGCAAGGGATAGATATTTAAACTCAGCAGTTTTAATACCTATTATAAAAATAGATAAAAAATTTTATATCCTTTTTCAAAAAAGAGCAGAAAATATACGACAAGGTGGAGATATTTGCTTCCCTGGCGGAAGATTTGAGGAAGAAGATATTACCTTTGAAAACACTGCAATTAGAGAGACATACGAAGAGTTAGGAATAAAAAAGAGAGATATAAAAATCTTTGGACAGCTTGATACCTATGTGGCACCTATTGGTGCAGTTGTTGAACCTTTTGTTGCAAGGGTAAAAAAGAGAGCTTTAAAGAGTATGAAGATTGATAAAAATGAGGTAGAAAAGACTCTTTTAGTTCCCATAGAATTTTTTAAAAATAATCCTGCTGTTGAATATACTTTAAAATATGAAGTTCATCCTTATTCAATAGATAAAGATGGAAATAAAGAGATACATTTTCCTGTCCAAGAGTTAAACTTACCCAAAACATACCACAAACCTTGGGGACATAAAAGACACAAGGTGTGGGTTTATAACTACAAAGGTGAAGTTATTTGGGGGCTTACAGCTGTAATAATAAATGAACTATTAAAAAAATTTAAATAG